The following is a genomic window from Amycolatopsis australiensis.
GCGCCTCGCCGGGCATCGCCGCGTGCCAGCGGGTGACGAACGTCCGGACGTCCCGCTGGGTCATCGGCTGCAGCCGGACCTCCGTGAAGCCCTCGGCGGCCAGCCAGCCGGGCTCGACCGCCGCCGGGCGGGTGGTGACGACGAACCGGGCCCGCGGAAACGCGTCGATCAGCTCGCCCAGCCAATCACGGACCTCCGGGCGGCGTTCCGCCGGCAGCTCGTCGATCCCGTCGACGAGCACGACGGCCCGGCCCTGCCGCAGCCGGTCGTGCACCCAGCCGTTCGGCATCTCGTCGGCGATGTGCCTGCCGACCTCGTCGAGGAACCGCTCGGGCGCCGGCAGCCGCGACCGGCTGAACCGGCGCAACCGCACCAGGAACGGCTCGAGACGGGACCAACCGTCGACCGCCTCGAGCTGCCGGCTCGCGCATTGCACGGCCAGCCATTGCAGCATCGTCGTCTTGCCGGAGCCCGCTTCGCCGCGCAGGAGGATTCGCCGGGTACCGGGCAGCACGTGCTCGATCCGTTCGGCGGGCGGCCCGTCGTGGTCGGCGCTGACGCTCAGGCTCAGGTACGCCACCGATAGTGGGTACAGCCGGGTCGCGTCGGTCAGGCCCGCGCCGAACAGCGCCATCCGATCCAACGCCGTCACGACCTGACGCCGGAAATCCGCGGCGAAGTCGTCGGGGTGACGGCGTTCCGGCAGCGCCGCCAGCACGTTCCGGACGGTTTCGAGGATCTCCGTCTCGCGGCGGAGGATCTCGACGAGCGCGCCGGGCTGGAACCGCGGCAGCGTGCTCGTCACCTGCACCACGTACGCGCAACACTCACGAAGCACGCGGCGGTACAACTCGGTCGCGTCCGCCGAGAGGAGTGCATCGGCGGGAGCCGTTTGACGCAGGTATCGGTACAGGTACGCCGCGTCGAGGTCGGTCGCGAAGAGGTCGTCGTCCGTCAGCGCCGCACGCTCGAACGTCTCGTGTACCGCTTCCACCGCGGCGACCCGTTCGTTCTCCGGCAGCCCGCGGAACTCGGCGTCGAGGAACGGAAGCAGCCGGTCGGCCACCCGCGACTCGAGGTTGGTGAACAGCAGCCGCAGCTTGCGGCGGTCGTTGAGCCCGGTGACCTGCTTCTCCAGCAGGTCGAGCGCCTTGGCCGAAGCGTCGGCGGCGATCGGGCGGTCACCGAGCCAGATCTTCGCGGCGGCCTTCACCACCGCAGTCGTCAACGCGATCGCCGAGGCTTCGAGGCTCACCGAACCGAGCTTATCCGAGCACCTCCTCGGTCGTGGCTAGCTGCACCAGTGGGCCGTACAGCCGCATGACGTCCAGCGCCTTCGCGTGACTTTCGTCGTCGGAGCCCGCGCACGCGTCGGACACCACCGTCACGGCGACACCCGCGTCGGCGGCGGCCAGCGCCGTCGACAGGACGCAGCAGTCCGTCGACACGCCCGCCAGTACGAGGCCGGCGCCGCCGACCCGGGTGGCCATCCGGGGCGTCCACTTGCCGAACGTCGTGGCGTCCACCGTGGACGTCGGTTGGAACGCGCCGACCACCTGATACAGCGGTGCATCCGGCGGCTGCAACGCGAAGGGCCACCGCTCGTAGTACTGCTTCCACGCCCCTTCGGGACGCGCGGGGGCGACGAACCGGGTGAACACGACGTCGTCGCCGAACGCCGTCACCAGGCGGCGGATCGGCGCCACCACCTCGGCGAAGCGCGGCGTGAACCACTCGCTCACCGGATCGGCGAACACGTTCTGCAGGTCGATGACCGCCAGGACCGGCTTCACGCCGCCTCCTGCGCCCGCACGCGCTGCCGCGTGAGCAGGGTGGCGAGAAAGCCCAGCGCCAGGGCCACCAGGACGCCGAGGTTCGCGAACGCCCACGAGCCGTCCCGGCCGCCGAGCCCGAACGGCTCGAGGAGATATCCCTGCCACCGCAACCAGTCCGCGGACGTGTTCGTCACCAGGCCCCAGCCGATCGCCGTCGCCACCAGGACCAGCGCGATCGGCCCGATGCGGACGTCGCCGTACCGGCCGGCCGGGTCGAACAGCTCGCGCTCGGCGTAGTCACGGCGCCGCAGCAGGACGTCCGCCAGCATCACCCCGCACCAGGCCGCGACCGGCACGCCCAGCGTCACCAGGAAGCCCTGGAACTGGCCGAGGAACTCGCCGCCGAAGAACACGATG
Proteins encoded in this region:
- a CDS encoding cysteine hydrolase family protein is translated as MKPVLAVIDLQNVFADPVSEWFTPRFAEVVAPIRRLVTAFGDDVVFTRFVAPARPEGAWKQYYERWPFALQPPDAPLYQVVGAFQPTSTVDATTFGKWTPRMATRVGGAGLVLAGVSTDCCVLSTALAAADAGVAVTVVSDACAGSDDESHAKALDVMRLYGPLVQLATTEEVLG